From a single Pelodiscus sinensis isolate JC-2024 chromosome 4, ASM4963464v1, whole genome shotgun sequence genomic region:
- the DCTPP1 gene encoding LOW QUALITY PROTEIN: dCTP pyrophosphatase 1 (The sequence of the model RefSeq protein was modified relative to this genomic sequence to represent the inferred CDS: inserted 1 base in 1 codon), which produces MAGPGSQETRIPGAGEQGAEGGGPGAFAFSTDPSLEDIRRLQAEFVAERGWGRFHQPRNLVLALVGEVGEVAELFQWRAEAEARVGLPGWVPDERAALADELSDVLLYLVSLAQQCGVDLPRAALRKLDRNRVRYPADRAHXSARKYTHYQAQPADACQEGLPDGCSPACQAGTETQKD; this is translated from the exons ATGGCCGGGCCGGGCAGCCAG GAGACGCGGATCCCAGGAGCCGGAGAGCagggagcggaggggggggggcccggggctttCGCATTCAGCACTGACCCCTCCCTGGAGGACAT CCGGCGTCTCCAGGCCGAGTTCGTGGCCgagcggggctggggccggtTCCATCAGCCCCGGAACCTGGTGCTGGCTCTGGTGGGCGAAGTGGGGGAAGTGGCCGAGCTGTT CCAGTGGCGGGCGGAGGCGGAGGCGCGGgtggggctgccgggctgggtGCCGGACGAGCGTGCGGCGCTGGCGGACGAACTGAGCGACGTCTTGCTCTACCTGGTGTCGCTGGcccagcagtgcggggtggaTCTGCCCCGCGCCGCCCTGCGCAAGCTGGACCGGAACCGCGTCCGCTACCCGGCCGACCGCGCCC GCTCGGCCCGCAAGTACACCCACTACCAGGCCCAGCCCGCAGATGCCTGCCAGGAGGGACTGCCCGACGGCTGCTCCCCGGCCTGCCAGGCTGGCACAGAGACACAGAAGGACTGA